A stretch of Coccidioides posadasii str. Silveira chromosome 2, complete sequence DNA encodes these proteins:
- a CDS encoding uncharacterized protein (EggNog:ENOG410PND4~COG:S~BUSCO:14046at33183): protein MASPAQVFLQHPLHLDPTSKAISAPNTSYPGLSTELDALNSLHRSILNLDSPNVPPPPRPVNPKRSAQVSKLRDSANTAYRKSAFAEAIRLYSYAIDMAMQRPAWEPLGLVREELAPLYSNRAQAHMSQQQWPEAWVDAQLSIECNDETNTKAWWRGGKCLIEMGRWEEAIDWLQKGLEAEGRGSDGGRELKTLLDDAEKGLEKMGQGV, encoded by the coding sequence ATGGCCTCTCCGGCCCAAGTCTTCTTGCAGCACCCTCTCCATCTCGACCCAACCTCCAAAGCCATCTCTGCCCCAAATACCTCATATCCCGGCCTCTCCACCGAGCTCGACGCCCTCAACTCCCTGCACCGCTCCATTCTGAACCTCGACAGCCCCAATGTCCCTCCCCCGCCGCGACCGGTGAACCCGAAACGCAGCGCCCAAGTCTCCAAGCTGCGCGATTCCGCAAACACGGCATATCGCAAGTCCGCTTTCGCAGAGGCCATCAGACTATACAGCTATGCGATCGACATGGCCATGCAACGGCCCGCGTGGGAACCGCTTGGCTTGGTGCGAGAGGAACTGGCTCCGCTCTACTCAAATCGTGCTCAGGCACACATGTCCCAGCAGCAGTGGCCCGAAGCGTGGGTCGATGCGCAGCTTAGCATTGAATGCAACGATGAAACCAACACAAAGGCTTGGTGGAGGGGTGGAAAGTGTTTGATCGAGATGGGAAGATGGGAGGAGGCCATCGACTGGCTTCAGAAAGGCTTGGAAGCTGAAGGAAGGGGCTCTGATGGAGGGCGTGAACTGAAAACCCTATTGGATGACGCCGAGAAGGGGCTAGAGAAGATGGGACAGGGCGTGTGA